In Prosthecochloris sp. GSB1, the following proteins share a genomic window:
- the cobT gene encoding nicotinate-nucleotide--dimethylbenzimidazole phosphoribosyltransferase: MIEQYQNMLAAISGVDMSLAAEVRAHLDDLTKPRGSLGRLEDIALKYSLARGTARPVLKKKKVFCFAGDHGVADEGVSAFPAEVTPQMVYNMLSGGAAINVLSASAGADIDVVDMGVNHDFPDHPRLRKYKIRPGTSNIAAGPAMSVGEALQAIMAGAGLAREAAEQGYDLLATGEMGIANTTSATALYASMLDLPVETITGRGTGIDDTTLARKASVIRRALDVNAGTLATPLEKLASLGGFEIAGICGLILGAASVRLPVVVDGFISSAGAVAAMQLSCKVSDYLFFSHLSNEQGHKAVMKSLGAKPILDLDLRLGEGTGAALAMQVIEAAVRIYNEMATFSSASVSGESA, from the coding sequence TCGCGGCGATCAGCGGCGTGGACATGTCCCTTGCGGCTGAGGTGCGGGCGCATCTCGACGATCTCACGAAACCCAGAGGCAGTCTCGGCCGTCTCGAGGATATCGCGCTGAAATATTCTCTTGCGCGGGGAACGGCCAGACCGGTCCTGAAAAAGAAGAAAGTGTTCTGTTTCGCGGGCGATCACGGCGTGGCCGACGAGGGCGTTTCCGCCTTTCCCGCCGAAGTCACTCCGCAGATGGTCTACAACATGCTCTCCGGCGGCGCGGCCATCAATGTTCTGTCGGCGAGCGCGGGAGCGGATATCGACGTGGTTGATATGGGCGTGAACCATGATTTTCCGGATCATCCCCGTCTGAGGAAGTACAAGATCCGGCCAGGCACATCGAATATCGCGGCGGGTCCTGCGATGAGCGTCGGAGAGGCGTTGCAGGCGATCATGGCGGGAGCCGGGCTTGCGCGCGAGGCGGCGGAGCAGGGATACGACCTTCTCGCGACCGGAGAAATGGGCATAGCCAATACCACTTCGGCAACGGCGCTCTACGCTTCGATGCTCGACCTTCCGGTCGAGACCATTACCGGCAGGGGAACGGGGATAGACGATACGACGCTTGCGCGCAAGGCGTCGGTGATCCGGCGAGCACTCGACGTCAATGCCGGAACGCTTGCTACCCCGCTGGAAAAACTCGCTTCCCTGGGCGGTTTCGAGATCGCCGGTATCTGCGGCCTTATCCTCGGCGCGGCATCGGTCCGTTTGCCGGTCGTTGTCGACGGTTTCATTTCCTCTGCCGGTGCAGTCGCGGCCATGCAGCTTTCCTGCAAGGTTTCTGATTATCTCTTTTTCAGCCATCTCTCAAACGAGCAGGGTCACAAGGCAGTCATGAAAAGCCTTGGAGCTAAGCCGATACTCGACCTTGATCTCCGCCTCGGCGAGGGTACGGGGGCGGCATTGGCCATGCAGGTCATCGAGGCCGCCGTGAGGATCTACAACGAGATGGCGACCTTCAGTTCAGCCAGCGTTTCCGGAGAATCAGCTTGA
- a CDS encoding alpha/beta fold hydrolase, producing MNAFDRIQQEKADADSRFIDCNGFRVHYKLFGRGDILIVLLHGSFLSIRSWREVAGPLSENATVLIFDRPAFGLTSRPLPGKHGVPRYSPEAQSDLIVDLMRALGFEKGVLVGNSTGGTLALLTALRHPESVMALVLAGAMVYSGYATSEVPRPVLPALRAMSPFFSRVMRSLITRLYDRNIRGFWHDPSRLNDSTLADFRGDLMVGDWSRAFWELFLETHHLRLDRNMSRVSVPSLVITGARDLTVKTEESRRLSRELPGAELSVIPDCAHLPQEEAPEAFVEAVRAFLKKNSIRC from the coding sequence ATGAACGCATTCGATCGCATACAGCAGGAGAAGGCTGACGCCGACAGCCGTTTCATTGACTGCAATGGTTTCCGGGTCCATTACAAGCTGTTCGGCAGGGGAGACATCCTCATCGTGCTTCTGCACGGCAGTTTTCTCAGTATCCGTTCCTGGCGTGAGGTCGCCGGGCCTCTCTCGGAAAACGCAACGGTCCTGATATTCGACCGTCCCGCTTTCGGGCTTACGTCGAGGCCACTGCCCGGCAAGCATGGCGTGCCGCGTTACAGCCCCGAAGCACAGAGCGATCTGATCGTCGATCTGATGCGTGCGCTGGGGTTTGAAAAAGGGGTGCTCGTCGGCAATTCGACTGGAGGCACCCTAGCGCTTTTGACCGCGTTGCGTCACCCGGAATCGGTCATGGCGCTGGTGCTTGCCGGAGCCATGGTCTACAGCGGCTACGCTACCAGCGAAGTTCCCCGTCCTGTTCTGCCTGCGCTGCGTGCCATGTCGCCTTTTTTTTCCAGGGTGATGCGATCGCTCATCACCCGCCTCTACGACCGTAATATCCGTGGTTTCTGGCATGATCCCTCGCGGCTGAACGACTCGACGCTCGCTGACTTTCGCGGCGATCTCATGGTCGGCGACTGGTCGAGGGCATTCTGGGAGCTTTTCCTGGAGACGCACCATTTGCGTCTCGACCGGAACATGTCGAGAGTGAGCGTTCCTTCGCTTGTGATTACCGGAGCGCGGGACCTTACGGTGAAGACAGAGGAAAGCCGTCGCCTCTCCCGCGAGCTGCCGGGAGCCGAACTCTCCGTGATACCTGATTGCGCCCACCTGCCCCAGGAGGAGGCTCCGGAAGCGTTCGTCGAAGCCGTGCGCGCCTTCCTGAAAAAGAACTCGATACGATGCTGA